In Panicum virgatum strain AP13 chromosome 4N, P.virgatum_v5, whole genome shotgun sequence, a single window of DNA contains:
- the LOC120671198 gene encoding tryptophan synthase beta chain 2-like isoform X2, translating to MAAASAAATLRPALPQGPEQRASSLLCTPKHRVAASGRRSLSFAARASLNSGGKVSIPKQWYNLVADLPVKPPPPLHPQTHQPLHPSDLSPLFPDELIRQELTDERFVDIPQEVIDVYELWRPTPLIRARRLEKLLGTPAKIYYKYEGTSPAGSHKPNTAVPQAWYNAAAGVKNVVTETGAGQWGSALSFASSLFGLSCEVWQVRASFEQKPYRRLMMETWGAKVHPSPSEVTEAGRAILAADPASPGSLGMAISEAVEVAATDADTKYCLGSVLNHVLLHQTVIGEECLEQLAALGEAPPDVVIGCTGGGSNFGGLAFPFMREKLAGRMSPEFRAVEPAACPTLTKGVYAYDFGDTAGLTPLMKMHTLGHGFVPDPIHAGGLRYHGMAPLISHVYELGFMDAVAIQQTECFQAALQFARTEGIIPAPEPAHAIAAAIREALECKKTGEEKVILMAMCGHGHFDLASYEKYMRGDMVDLSHPADKLEASLAAVPKI from the exons atggccgccgcctccgccgccgccacccttcGCCCTGCCCTGCCCCAAG GGCCGGAGCAAAGAGCTTCTTCACTGCTCTGCACGCCCAAGCACAGGGTCGCTGCCAGCGGGAGGAGAAGCCTGAGCTTCGCCGCGAGGGCCAGTCTGAACTCGGGTGGCAAGGTGAGCATCCCCAAGCAATGGTACAACCTCGTCGCCGACCTGCCggtgaagccgccgccgccgctgcacccGCAGACGCACCAGCCTCTGCATCCCAGCGACCTGTCGCCCCTGTTCCCCGACGAGCTGATCCGGCAGGAGCTTACCGACGAGCGGTTCGTCGACATACCCCAGGAGGTCATCGACGTGTACGAGCTCTGGCGCCCGACGCCGCTCATCAG GGCCAGGAGGCTGGAGAAGCTGCTCGGCACGCCGGCGAAGATCTACTACAAGTACGAGGGGACCAGCCCGGCGGGGTCGCACAAGCCCAACACCGCCGTGCCGCAGGCGTGGTACAACGCCGCCGCGGGGGTCAAGAACGTGGTCACCGAGACCGGCGCCGGCCAGTGGGGCAGCGCGCTCTCCTTCGCCAGCAGCCTCTTCGGCCTCAGCTGCGAGGTGTGGCAGGTGCGCGCGTCGTTCGAACAGAAGCCGTACCGGCGGCTGATGATGGAGACGTGGGGCGCCAAGGTGCACCCGTCGCCGTCGGAGGTGACGGAGGCCGGCAGGGCGATCCTGGCGGCGGACCCGGCCAGCCCGGGCAGCCTCGGGATGGCCATCtcggaggcggtggaggtggcggcCACCGACGCCGACACCAAGTACTGCCTGGGCAGCGTGCTGAACCACGTCCTGCTCCACCAGACCGTCATCGGCGAGGAGTGCCTGGAGCAGCTGGCGGCGCTCGGCGAGGCGCCGCCCGACGTCGTCATCGGCTGCACCGGCGGCGGGTCCAACTTCGGCGGGCTCGCGTTCCCGTTCATGCGCGAGAAGCTCGCCGGCAGGATGAGCCCGGAGTTCAGGGCCGTGGAGCCCGCGGCGTGCCCCACGCTCACCAAGGGCGTCTACGCCTACGACTTCGGCGACACGGCCGGGCTCACGCCGCTGATGAAGATGCACACGCTCGGCCACGGCTTCGTCCCCGACCCGATCCACGCAG GTGGGCTTCGCTACCATGGAATGGCGCCTCTGATCTCGCATGTGTACGAGCTCGGCTTCATGGATGCCGTCGCCATACAGCAGACCGAATGCTTCCAAG CGGCGTTGCAATTCGCCCGGACGGAGGGCATCAtcccggcgccggagccggcgcACGCGATCGCGGCGGCGATCCGGGAGGCGCTGGAGTGCAAGAAGACCGGGGAGGAGAAGGTCATCCTGATGGCCATGTGCGGCCACGGCCACTTCGACCTCGCCTCGTACGAGAAGTACATGAGGGGCGACATGGTCGACCTGTCGCACCCGGCGGATAAGCTGGAGGCCTCACTCGCCGCCGTGCCCAAAATCTGA
- the LOC120671198 gene encoding tryptophan synthase beta chain 2-like isoform X1: protein MAAASAAATLRPALPQAGPEQRASSLLCTPKHRVAASGRRSLSFAARASLNSGGKVSIPKQWYNLVADLPVKPPPPLHPQTHQPLHPSDLSPLFPDELIRQELTDERFVDIPQEVIDVYELWRPTPLIRARRLEKLLGTPAKIYYKYEGTSPAGSHKPNTAVPQAWYNAAAGVKNVVTETGAGQWGSALSFASSLFGLSCEVWQVRASFEQKPYRRLMMETWGAKVHPSPSEVTEAGRAILAADPASPGSLGMAISEAVEVAATDADTKYCLGSVLNHVLLHQTVIGEECLEQLAALGEAPPDVVIGCTGGGSNFGGLAFPFMREKLAGRMSPEFRAVEPAACPTLTKGVYAYDFGDTAGLTPLMKMHTLGHGFVPDPIHAGGLRYHGMAPLISHVYELGFMDAVAIQQTECFQAALQFARTEGIIPAPEPAHAIAAAIREALECKKTGEEKVILMAMCGHGHFDLASYEKYMRGDMVDLSHPADKLEASLAAVPKI, encoded by the exons atggccgccgcctccgccgccgccacccttcGCCCTGCCCTGCCCCAAG CAGGGCCGGAGCAAAGAGCTTCTTCACTGCTCTGCACGCCCAAGCACAGGGTCGCTGCCAGCGGGAGGAGAAGCCTGAGCTTCGCCGCGAGGGCCAGTCTGAACTCGGGTGGCAAGGTGAGCATCCCCAAGCAATGGTACAACCTCGTCGCCGACCTGCCggtgaagccgccgccgccgctgcacccGCAGACGCACCAGCCTCTGCATCCCAGCGACCTGTCGCCCCTGTTCCCCGACGAGCTGATCCGGCAGGAGCTTACCGACGAGCGGTTCGTCGACATACCCCAGGAGGTCATCGACGTGTACGAGCTCTGGCGCCCGACGCCGCTCATCAG GGCCAGGAGGCTGGAGAAGCTGCTCGGCACGCCGGCGAAGATCTACTACAAGTACGAGGGGACCAGCCCGGCGGGGTCGCACAAGCCCAACACCGCCGTGCCGCAGGCGTGGTACAACGCCGCCGCGGGGGTCAAGAACGTGGTCACCGAGACCGGCGCCGGCCAGTGGGGCAGCGCGCTCTCCTTCGCCAGCAGCCTCTTCGGCCTCAGCTGCGAGGTGTGGCAGGTGCGCGCGTCGTTCGAACAGAAGCCGTACCGGCGGCTGATGATGGAGACGTGGGGCGCCAAGGTGCACCCGTCGCCGTCGGAGGTGACGGAGGCCGGCAGGGCGATCCTGGCGGCGGACCCGGCCAGCCCGGGCAGCCTCGGGATGGCCATCtcggaggcggtggaggtggcggcCACCGACGCCGACACCAAGTACTGCCTGGGCAGCGTGCTGAACCACGTCCTGCTCCACCAGACCGTCATCGGCGAGGAGTGCCTGGAGCAGCTGGCGGCGCTCGGCGAGGCGCCGCCCGACGTCGTCATCGGCTGCACCGGCGGCGGGTCCAACTTCGGCGGGCTCGCGTTCCCGTTCATGCGCGAGAAGCTCGCCGGCAGGATGAGCCCGGAGTTCAGGGCCGTGGAGCCCGCGGCGTGCCCCACGCTCACCAAGGGCGTCTACGCCTACGACTTCGGCGACACGGCCGGGCTCACGCCGCTGATGAAGATGCACACGCTCGGCCACGGCTTCGTCCCCGACCCGATCCACGCAG GTGGGCTTCGCTACCATGGAATGGCGCCTCTGATCTCGCATGTGTACGAGCTCGGCTTCATGGATGCCGTCGCCATACAGCAGACCGAATGCTTCCAAG CGGCGTTGCAATTCGCCCGGACGGAGGGCATCAtcccggcgccggagccggcgcACGCGATCGCGGCGGCGATCCGGGAGGCGCTGGAGTGCAAGAAGACCGGGGAGGAGAAGGTCATCCTGATGGCCATGTGCGGCCACGGCCACTTCGACCTCGCCTCGTACGAGAAGTACATGAGGGGCGACATGGTCGACCTGTCGCACCCGGCGGATAAGCTGGAGGCCTCACTCGCCGCCGTGCCCAAAATCTGA